Proteins co-encoded in one Poecilia reticulata strain Guanapo unplaced genomic scaffold, Guppy_female_1.0+MT scaffold_212, whole genome shotgun sequence genomic window:
- the LOC103460223 gene encoding keratin-associated protein 5-1 isoform X1, which produces MDVKSLHCGSGSTEGGASKHPNQSECVSEQPVANGRLPHHCTGQAPPPASDRLQEADSSDESLTDSFSTKDVSRLLPAPLRQKGVVSSSQPPIGCSPPPTCSPATNEKRLSSTKSHASLKTDAAHIKEVAGNDCCVHCLLACLFCELLSMCSALGECLACGVGGASCCDGAACCCCLEAAGEAACTEEACQAVLDCGMLENCCASSDCLEVCLECCAIVFPS; this is translated from the exons ATGGATGTGAAATCTCTCCACTGTGGGTCCGGCAGCACTGAGGGCGGAGCTTCCAAGCATCCCAACCAATCAGAATGCGTCTCAGAGCAGCCAGTGGCCAATGGGAGGCTTCCGCATCACTGCACAG gtcaggctccgccccctgccTCTGATAGGCTGCAGGAAGCCGACAGCAGCGATGAATCTTTGACCGACTCCTTCTCCACCAAGGACGTCTCTCGCCTTCTCCCCGCCCCCCTCAGACAGAAAG GTGTGGTCAGCTCATCGCAGCCTCCCATTGGCTGCTCTCCACCTCCCACCTGCAGCCCAGCTACCAATGAGAAGCGCCTGTCATCGACCAAGAGCCACGCCTCCTTGAAGACGGACGCCGCCCACATCAAGGAAGTGGCTGGAAATG ACTGCTGCGTCCACTGCCTGCTGGCCTGCCTGTTCTGTGAGCTGCTGTCCATGTGCTCGGCGCTGGGGGAGTGTCTGGCCTGCGGCGTGGGCGGAGCCAGTTGCTGCGACGGTGCggcgtgctgctgctgcttggagGCGGCCGGGGAGGCGGCSTGCACGGAGGAGGCGTGCCAGGCGGTGTTGGACTGCGGGATGCTGGAAAACTGCTGCGCGTCGTCTGACTGCCTGGAGGTCTGCTTGGAGTGCTGCGCTATCGTTTTCCCTTCATAG
- the LOC103460223 gene encoding uncharacterized protein LOC103460223 isoform X2: MDVKSLHCGSGSTEGGASKHPNQSECVSEQPVANGRLPHHCTGQAPPPASDRLQEADSSDESLTDSFSTKDVSRLLPAPLRQKGVVSSSQPPIGCSPPPTCSPATNEKRLSSTKSHASLKTDAAHIKEVAGNAGQKVCTPLMLMFPFSGPVWDRRHSVGHCRTCPLVDQWDKLTQEVLTEKRWEKMKEKLQMRPNVKYSASIKCHDGIKASDLILLCAN; this comes from the exons ATGGATGTGAAATCTCTCCACTGTGGGTCCGGCAGCACTGAGGGCGGAGCTTCCAAGCATCCCAACCAATCAGAATGCGTCTCAGAGCAGCCAGTGGCCAATGGGAGGCTTCCGCATCACTGCACAG gtcaggctccgccccctgccTCTGATAGGCTGCAGGAAGCCGACAGCAGCGATGAATCTTTGACCGACTCCTTCTCCACCAAGGACGTCTCTCGCCTTCTCCCCGCCCCCCTCAGACAGAAAG GTGTGGTCAGCTCATCGCAGCCTCCCATTGGCTGCTCTCCACCTCCCACCTGCAGCCCAGCTACCAATGAGAAGCGCCTGTCATCGACCAAGAGCCACGCCTCCTTGAAGACGGACGCCGCCCACATCAAGGAAGTGGCTGGAAATG CAGGGCAAAAAGTTTGTACACCCCTGATGTTGATGTTTCCTTTTTCGGGACCTGTCTGGGACAGAAGACATTCTGTTGGACACTGTAGGACATGTCCCCTGGTGGACCAGTGGGACAAACTGACACAGGAAGTCTTGACAGAGAAACGTTgggagaaaatgaaagaaaaactgcaaatgagACCAAATGTGAAATATTCTGCCTCCATAAAGTGTCACGATGGAATAAAAGCGTCGGATCTGATTCTCCTCTGCGCTAATTGA